A single region of the Enterococcus mundtii genome encodes:
- a CDS encoding ATP:cob(I)alamin adenosyltransferase codes for MKDIYRSPYEAYPFLADDADDLRCDYELHTDRLSSEIGLLRAKCEDSPFYKELEKIGELVYHANACVRTKMTITQEEVDWLKSRVDELNAERTNQSGPFFLPQGSERGALAHILRVDCKVIVRLLYRHLYQGKKVDSGLLDFFNLLSGYFFMIAMKFNQEDDVTEIPFVSRNYR; via the coding sequence ATGAAAGATATTTATCGAAGTCCTTATGAGGCTTATCCATTTTTAGCAGACGATGCAGATGATTTACGTTGCGATTATGAATTACACACCGATCGCTTATCTTCAGAAATCGGGTTACTACGCGCAAAGTGTGAAGATTCTCCTTTTTACAAGGAGTTAGAAAAAATCGGTGAATTGGTTTACCATGCAAATGCGTGCGTGCGTACAAAAATGACGATCACGCAAGAAGAAGTCGACTGGTTAAAGAGTCGTGTCGATGAATTGAATGCAGAAAGAACAAACCAAAGTGGACCATTCTTCTTACCTCAAGGAAGTGAACGAGGTGCATTAGCTCATATTTTACGTGTCGATTGTAAAGTAATCGTTCGTTTGCTGTATCGCCATCTTTATCAAGGTAAAAAAGTCGATTCAGGCTTGCTAGACTTTTTCAATTTATTGTCGGGTTACTTCTTCATGATCGCGATGAAATTCAACCAAGAAGACGACGTAACGGAAATTCCTTTTGTCAGCAGAAATTACCGCTAA